One window of Trichoderma breve strain T069 chromosome 3, whole genome shotgun sequence genomic DNA carries:
- a CDS encoding cytochrome p450 domain-containing protein: MEQLKARLVEPTLSTEQKLLVLVGFPVLYVLGLTVYRLYFHPLAKFPGSKLAAATKWYEFYYDIIKGQGGQYFVRVSEMHDKYGPIVRVNPEEIHIRDPSFLDILYATNPTKRDKYPPSVELAGLTYGTHGTVDHDMHRRRRMANSRMFSKRAVASAQELIHGHIKELSDVFERKVGSSEPIEMQTTFLAYTTDVIYHYMFNKDVGFQKDWNKAQSWRHSMEAVAQATPFCKQFPWLNGKLLMLPEWILNILVAKLQPDIAGLLATHKLMGKIAAEYVAHRSTDKGKLEFEEDEKNVKPLTIFHSIDRSALPKEEKTSLRLMQEGLTVLYAGGETGSRLLAHTIYHLLDNPEILEKVRKEILDAAGDSKDLPDVKALESFPWLAASVRESLRLRATVKSRLPLVSKKELIYKDWVIPAGTPVSMSQPDILHNDEIYPEALKFKPERWFNATEQQNKMFIPFGKGTRMCIGADFAYIEVYMSLSALITRFDLELYDTTWKRDVAYTRDCFLGEASRDSPGIRVKVLADNKRWFA, from the exons ATGGAACAGCTCAAAGCTCGGCTAGTGGAGCCGACTCTGTCGACAGAGCAAAAGCTCTTGGTGTTGGTCGGTTTTCCTGTGTTATACGTCCTAGGCTTAACTGTTTACCGCCTCTACTTCCACCCGTTAGCCAAATTTCCAGGTTCTAAGCTGGCAGCGGCCACAAAATGGTACGAGTTCTACTACGACATCATCAAAGGACAGGGCGGCCAATACTTCGTGCGAGTGAGTGAGATGCACGATAAATATG GGCCTATTGTCAGAGTCAATCCTGAAGAGATTCACATTCGCGACCCTTCTTTTCTCGATATCTTATATGCTACCAATCCCACAAAAAGGGACAAATACCCACCGTCTGTGGAGCTGGCTGGTTTGACATATGGGA CCCACGGCACTGTGGATCATGATATGCACCGTCGCAGACGAATGGCGAATTCTCGCATGTTCTCAAAGCGTGCTGTTGCAAGCGCCCAGGAGCTTATACATGGCCACATCAAAGAGCTTAGCGACGTCTTTGAGAGAAAGGTTGGCTCTTCCGAGCCTATTGAGATGCAGACTACTTTCCTTGCTTACACTACTGATGTTATCTACCATTACATGTTTAACAAGGATGTTGGCTTCCAAAAGGATTGGAACAAAGCCCAAAGTTGGAGACACTCCATGGAAGCAGTGGCTCAAGCAACTCCATTCTGCAAACAGTTCCCCTGGCTCAACGGAAAGCTCCTGATGTTGCCCGAGTGGATCCTAAATATCCTTGTTGCAAAATTACAGCCCGATATTGCTGGTCTTCTCGCCACACACAAG CTCATGGGCAAAATTGCTGCCGAGTATGTTGCTCACAGGAGTACAGACAAGGGCAAACttgagtttgaagaagatgagaagaatgtCAAGCCTTTGACTATCTTCCATTCCATCGATCGCAGCGCCCTacccaaggaagagaagacgagTCTTCGACTTATGCAAGAGGGCCTCACTGTGTTGTATGCTGGTGGCGAGACTGGCTCACGACTTCTGGCTCACACCATTTACCACTTGTTAGACAATCCTGAGATTTTGGAAAAGGTTCGGAAAGAGATCTtggatgctgctggagattcTAAAGATTTGCCTGACGTCAAAGCCCTTGAATCGTTTCCCTGGCTT GCTGCATCCGTCCGTGAGTCACTTCGCCTACGCGCCACTGTAAAATCAAGGCTTCCTCTTGTCTCAAAGAAGGAGTTAATTTATAAGGATTGGGTAATTCCCGCCGGC ACGCCTGTTAGCATGAGCCAGCCAGACATTCTTCACAATGACGAGATATACCCTGAAGCTTTGAAGTTTAAGCCTGAGAGATGGTTTAATGCTACTGAGCAGCAAAACAAAATGTTCATTCCATTTGGCAAGGGTACTCGCATGTGTATTGGTGCCGA TTTCGCATATATCGAAGTGTACATGTCTCTTTCTGCACTCATTACACGTTTCGATTTAGAGTTGTATGACACAACTTGGAAGCGCGATGTGGCGTATACGCGGGACTGCTTCCTGGGCGAGGCTTCTCGAGATAGCCCGGGTATCCGGGTGAAGGTGTTGGCGGACAATAAGAGATGGTTTGCTTAG
- a CDS encoding cytochrome p450 domain-containing protein: protein MFAHTLSLALGPLLFFGSALVVASAGYVVYQCFFSPIAAFPGPFAAKFTKIWRAYATYQGQWHREIMELHRRYGNVVRIGPNELSVGDPEAFRTIYRVNGAFVKSACYAVLQGSRPFDLTGERNEKIHSAQRRLVARPYSMESVAHLERQVTHLIDDLLIKFDSFAASSRPIDIGKWFQLFAFDVIGAVSFTKPFGFVAQADDDGMFTRIERSLGNTAWLMHVPWIFNFHQKYILPVFGNFLRANDRNDFFFKFAKSEVQDRRDKGGIDNDLVGQLFQAAHSKTELNDLVISFMMASNVFAGSDTTSAALRGIFLNLLRHPRVLSKLRAELGERRAAGCLSSTVTFQEAEASPYLQAVMHEAMRVFSPVGFNPDRDVPKEGMTINGIFVPGGTVVGSNAWVIHRMPEVWGPDFEEFRPERWLERESSGELKRFFFAFGGGTRTCIGKNISWLEIGKLVATLVMRYDFELVDDANITESCGGLVFMKGLKVQLKSREA from the exons ATGTTCGCACATACCCTATCCCTTGCACTTGGccccttgctcttctttggctcGGCTCTCGTTGTCGCATCCGCCGGCTATGTCGTCTATCagtgcttcttctcgcccatAGCTGCTTTTCCGGGGCCATTCGCAGCCAAATTCACCAAGATATGGCGAGCGTACGCCACATACCAAGGCCAATGGCATCGGGAAATAATGGAATTGCATCGACGATACGGCAATGTTGTGCGAATCGGACCGAACGAACT AAGCGTAGGGGATCCGGAAGCGTTTAGGACAATTTACA GGGTCAACGGTGCCTTTGTCAAATCCGCTTGCTACGCAGTACTTCAGGGATCGCGGCCTTTTGACTTAACGGGGGAGCGCAATGAGAAGATTCACTCGGCCCAGAGACGGCTCGTGGCACGCCCTTATTCGATGGAGTCGGTTGCCCACCTCGAGCGCCAGGTCACCCATCTCATCGACGACTTACTCATCAAGTTTGATTCCTTTGCTGCATCGTCACGCCCCATTGACATTGGTAAATGGTTCCAactctttgcctttgacgTCATTGGAGCCGTCTCCTTTACAAAACCCTTTGGGTTTGTTGCtcaggctgatgatgatggcatgtTTACTCGAATTGAGCGATCCTTGGGCAACACTGCTTGGTTGATGCACGTCCCGTGGATCTTCAACTTTCATCAAAAGTACATCCTCCCAGTTTTTGGGAATTTCCTTAGGGCAAATGATAGAAacgacttttttttcaagtTTGCAAAGTCCGAGGTGCAAGACCGAAGAGACAAGGGAGGCATCGACAACGATCTTGTGGGACAGCTCTTCCAAGCTGCACATTCCAAGACGGAACT GAACGATCTCGTAATCTCTTTCATGATGGCGTCCAACGTCTTTGCAGGGTCTGACACAACGTCTGCTGCTCTTCGGGGTATcttcctcaatctcctccgccacCCTCGCGTTCTATCGAAGCTCAGGGCCGAGCTGGGGGAGCGGCGGGCCGCGGGCTGTCTTTCAAGTACAGTCACCTTTCAGGAAGCTGAAGCCAGTCCTTATCTGCAAGCCGTCATGCATGAGGCGATGAGGGTCTTCAGCCCGGTAGGATTCAATCCCGACAGGGATGTTCCCAAAGAGGGAATGACGATCAACGGCATATTTGTTCCCGGAGGT ACTGTCGTCGGCAGTAACGCGTGGGTTATACACCGTATGCCTGAGGTGTGGGGTCCCGATTTCGAAGAGTTCCGGCCTGAGCGCTGGTTGGAGCGCGAGAGCTCAGGTGAACTGA AGAGATTCTTTTTCGCCTTCGGCGGCGGTACGAGAACATGCATTGGAAAAA ACATCAGTTGGCTGGAGATAGGGAAGCTCGTTGCTACTCTCGTGATGCGATACGATTTTGAGCTTGTCGACGACGCAAACATAACCGAATCATGCGG TGGACTCGTATTCATGAAGGGATTGAAGGTTCAACTTAAGTCCAGAGAAGCCTAA